Proteins from a genomic interval of Phlebotomus papatasi isolate M1 chromosome 3, Ppap_2.1, whole genome shotgun sequence:
- the LOC129808077 gene encoding structural maintenance of chromosomes protein 3 isoform X1, translating into MHIKQVIIQGFKSYREQTIVEPFDKRHNVVVGRNGSGKSNFFYAIQFVLSDEFTHLRPEQRQGLLHEGTGARVMSAYVEIIFDNSDNRVPIEKEEICLRRVIGAKKDQYFLNKKVVPRTEVVNLLEAAGFSNSNPYYIVKQGKINEMATAADAQRLKLLREVAGTRVYDERKEESMNILKETEGKVEKITEFLITIEERLRTLEEEKEELKEYQKWDKARRTLEYIIHETELKDTKKQLDELEHQRRTSGDKQKQLLQEVQKAQEKIKGIQKNLKDAKKEVTGAKEDRSVLSAEQQQLLREKTKLDLTIHDLTDEVQGDNKSKERAEQELERLKVTISEKEKELEDVRPRYEAMRRKEEEYSRELALKEQKRKELYAKQGRGSQFSSRDERDKWIQNELKSLNKQIKDKISHQNKLTDDLKRDATKQKELERKIEDHGSEVEQLRLQIDEHNKQYYELKKKKDQYQATRNELWRKETQITQTLSSHKEELAKADQALRSMAGKPILNGRDSVRKVLDSFKQRGGQFADIANAYYGPVIENFNCDKTIYTAVEVTAGNRLFHHIVESDRVGTQILKEMNKQKLPGEVTFMPLNRLQVKIHDYPDDPDSIPMISKLKYEEQYDKALRYIFGKILICRNLERATELAKSTGLDCVTLEGDQVSSKGCLTGGYFNTSRSRLEMQKKRSEFMELIRDHEEELSSLRGDLKQTESSINSVVSEMQKTETKQGKSKDIFDKVQADIRLMKEELTRIERFRNPKERSLAQCKANLEAMNSTKEGLESELHQELMSQLSTHDQREVDQLNDDIRRLNQENKEAFSARMTLEVTKNKLENLLTNNLFRRRDELVQALQEISVEDRKRQLNNCRNELAATDKRIKKVNQDLEDMDKRVQDAVKKQKLLQKELEEFTLKEKEAQEKIDDDSKRLEKWTAKENLLHQKIEDATEKIASLGALPQADPAYTRMSLKNLFKELEKANQHLKKYNHVNKKALDQFLSFSEQKEKLCKRKEELDIGDQKIRELMQSLEMRKVEAIQFTFKQVAQNFTKVFKKLVPQGSGHLVLKTKDSESEDIDPGVATSDAFIGIGIRVSFTGADAEMREMNQLSGGQKSLVALALIFSIQKCDPAPFYLFDEIDQALDAQHRKAVADMIHELSSKAQFITTTFRPELLENAHKFYGVKFRNKVSHIDCVLKEEARDFVEDDQTHG; encoded by the exons ATGCATATCAAGCAG GTTATTATACAAGGATTTAAGAGTTATCGTGAGCAAACGATTGTGGAACCTTTCGACAAGAGGCACAATGTTGTGGTTGGAAGAAATGGTTCGGGGAAAAGTAACTTCTTCTACG CCATTCAATTTGTCCTGAGCGATGAATTCACCCATCTGCGTCCGGAGCAGAGACAGGGTTTGCTCCATGAGGGTACTGGGGCTCGGGTGATGTCTGCTTATGTCGAAATAATCTTTGACAATTCCGACAATCGCGTTCCG ATAGAGAAGGAGGAAATCTGCTTGAGGCGTGTGATTGGAGCCAAGAAGGATCAGTATTTTCTGAATAAGAAAGTCGTTCCGCGTACGGAAGTTGTCAATCTCCTGGAAGCTGCTGGATTTTCCAATTCCAATCCCTACTACATCGTCAAGCAGGGCAAGATCAATGAGATGGCCACAGCAGCTGATGCCCAGAGGCTAAAGTTACTCCGGGAAGTTGCTGGAACTCGAGTTTATGACGAGAGAAAGGAGGAATCGATGAATATTCTCAAGGAAACCGAAGGAAAGGTCGAGAAAATCACGGAGTTCCTGATAACAATTGAGGAACGTCTGAGGACACTTGAAGAGGAGAAGGAAGAGCTAAAGGAGTACCAGAAATGGGATAAAGCAAGGCGAACGCTTGAGTACATAATCCACGAAACCGAATTGAAGGATACCAAGAAGCAACTGGATGAGCTTGAGCATCAGCGAAGGACTTCCGGGGACAAGCAGAAGCAGCTGCTGCAGGAAGTGCAGAAGGCTCAAGAGAAAATCAAAGGAATCCAGAAGAATCTCAAGGATGCCAAGAAGGAAGTGACTGGAGCCAAGGAAGATCGCTCAGTTCTGTCCGCCGAACAGCAGCAATTGCTCCGGGAGAAGACCAAGCTCGACCTGACCATTCATGATCTCACGGATGAGGTTCAGGGGGACAATAAGTCCAAGGAGCGAGCTGAGCAGGAGCTCGAGAGGCTCAAAGTGACAATTTCcgagaaagaaaaagaactcGAGGATGTCCGACCAAGATATGAAGCTATGCGACGCAAGGAGGAAGAATATTCCAGAGAACTCGCCCTCAAGGAGCAAAAGCGCAAAGAGCTCTACGCCAAACAAGGCAGAGGATCCCAGTTCTCGTCCAGGGACGAGAGAGACAAGTGGATTCAGAATGAGCTAAAGTCACTGAATAAGCAGATCAAGGATAAGATTTCGCATCAGAACAAACTGACGGATGACCTAAAGCGAGATGCCACGAAGCAGAAGGAGCTGGAGAGGAAGATTGAGGATCATGGATCGGAAGTTGAGCAACTGCGACTGCAGATTGATGAGCACAACAAACAGTACTACGagttgaagaagaagaaggatcAGTATCAGGCCACGAGGAATGAGCTGTGGCGGAAGGAGACACAGATCACACAAACACTGTCCTCGCACAAGGAAGAACTGGCCAAGGCGGATCAGGCTCTGCGATCGATGGCCGGGAAACCCATTCTCAATGGGAGGGATTCCGTGAGGAAGGTCCTGGACAGCTTCAAGCAGCGCGGAGGACAATTTGCAGACATCGCCAATGCCTACTACGGTCCAGTGATTGAGAATTTCAACTGCGACAAAACGATCTACACGGCCGTGGAAGTGACAGCCGGTAACAGGCTGTTTCATCACATTGTGGAGTCCGACAGGGTCGGCACACAGATTCTCAAGGAGATGAACAAGCAAAAATTGCCCGGAGAAGTGACTTTCATGCCACTCAATCGCCTTCAG GTGAAAATTCACGATTATCCAGATGATCCAGATTCCATTCCCATGATCTCCAAGTTGAAGTACGAGGAGCAGTATGATAAGGCTTTGCGCTACATCTTTGGCAAGATCCTCATCTGCCGAAATCTCGAGAGAGCCACTGAATTGGCCAAGAGCACAGGGCTTGACTGTGTAACTCTCGAAGGTGATCAAGTATCCTCCAAAGGATGCCTCACCGGAGGTTACTTCAATACCTCGCGGTCGCGCCTGGAGATGCAGAAGAAGAGAAGTGAATTTATGGAGTTGATTAGGGATCATGAGGAAGAGCTGTCGAGCCTTCGGGGTGATCTAAAGCAAACTGAAAGTAGCATCAACAGCGTCGTGTCGGAAATGCAGAAAACTGAGACGAAGCAGGGAAAATCCAAGGATATCTTTGACAAAGTTCAGGCAGATATTCGGTTGATGAAGGAAGAATTGACGAGAATTGAACGTTTTCGGAATCCCAAGGAGCGTTCATTGGCACAGTGCAAGGCCAATCTGGAGGCCATGAATAGCACTAAGGAGGGCCTGGAGAGTGAATTGCATCAGGAATTGATGTCACAGCTTTCGACTCATGATCAACGCGAAGTGGATCAGCTCAATGACGATATCAGGCGCCTCAATCAGGAGAACAAGGAGGCTTTCAGTGCTAGAATGACACTCGAAGTGACCAAGAACAAGTTGGAGAATTTACTGACGAATAATCTCTTCAGGCGTCGAGATGAATTGGTCCAAGCACTGCAGGAGATCTCTGTAGAAGATCGTAAACGACAGCTCAACAATTGTCGCAATGAATTGGCCGCTACTGACAAGAGGATCAAGAAGGTCAATCAGGATCTCGAGGACATGGACAAAAG AGTTCAAGATGCAGTGAAGAAGCAAAAGTTGCTGCAGAAGGAACTCGAAGAGTTCACATTGAAGGAAAAAGAAGCCCAAGAGAAGATTGATGATGATTCGAAGCGTCTCGAAAAATGGACAGCAAAAGAGAATTTGTTGCATCAGAAAATTGAGGATGCAACCGAGAAGATTGCCAGCTTAGGTGCTCTGCCTCAAGCTGATCCAGCTTATACAAGAATGTCACTGAAAAAT TTGTTCAAGGAACTCGAAAAAGCCAATCAGCATCTGAAGAAGTACAATCATGTGAACAAAAAGGCTCTCGATCAATTTCTCAGTTTTTCTGAGCAAAAAGAGAAGTTGTGCAAGAGAAAGGAGGAATTGGATATTGGAGATCAGAAGATTCGGGAATTGATGCAGAGTTTGGAGATGAGAAAAGTCGAAGCAATTCAGTTTACTTTCAAGCAAGTTGCgcagaatttcacaaaagtgttTAAGAAACTGGTGCCACAGGGATCAGGGCATTTAGTGCTGAAGACGAAGGATAGCGAAAGTGAAGATATTGATCCAGGAGTGGCTACTTCGGATGCTTTTATTGGTATTGGGATTCGGGTGTCCTTTACAGGAGCCGATGCAGAAATGAGAGAGATGAATCAATTGTCAGGCGGACAGAAATCTCTCGTGGCTCTGGCTTTGATCTTTTCAATCCAAAAATGCGATCCAGCACCATTTTATCTCTTCGACGAAATCGATCAG GCTCTTGATGCTCAGCATCGTAAAGCTGTTGCTGACATGATCCATGAGCTGAGTAGCAAGGCGCAATTCATCACGACCACCTTTAGGCCGGAATTGCTGGAAAATGCCCACAAATTCTACGGGGTTAAATTCAGGAATAAGGTAAGTCACATTGATTGTGTCCTGAAGGAGGAAGCCAGAGATTTCGTTGAGGATGATCAGACGCATGGCTAA
- the LOC129808077 gene encoding structural maintenance of chromosomes protein 3 isoform X2 produces MHIKQVIIQGFKSYREQTIVEPFDKRHNVVVGRNGSGKSNFFYAIQFVLSDEFTHLRPEQRQGLLHEGTGARVMSAYVEIIFDNSDNRVPIEKEEICLRRVIGAKKDQYFLNKKVVPRTEVVNLLEAAGFSNSNPYYIVKQGKINEMATAADAQRLKLLREVAGTRVYDERKEESMNILKETEGKVEKITEFLITIEERLRTLEEEKEELKEYQKWDKARRTLEYIIHETELKDTKKQLDELEHQRRTSGDKQKQLLQEVQKAQEKIKGIQKNLKDAKKEVTGAKEDRSVLSAEQQQLLREKTKLDLTIHDLTDEVQGDNKSKERAEQELERLKVTISEKEKELEDVRPRYEAMRRKEEEYSRELALKEQKRKELYAKQGRGSQFSSRDERDKWIQNELKSLNKQIKDKISHQNKLTDDLKRDATKQKELERKIEDHGSEVEQLRLQIDEHNKQYYELKKKKDQYQATRNELWRKETQITQTLSSHKEELAKADQALRSMAGKPILNGRDSVRKVLDSFKQRGGQFADIANAYYGPVIENFNCDKTIYTAVEVTAGNRLFHHIVESDRVGTQILKEMNKQKLPGEVTFMPLNRLQVKIHDYPDDPDSIPMISKLKYEEQYDKALRYIFGKILICRNLERATELAKSTGLDCVTLEGDQVSSKGCLTGGYFNTSRSRLEMQKKRSEFMELIRDHEEELSSLRGDLKQTESSINSVVSEMQKTETKQGKSKDIFDKVQADIRLMKEELTRIERFRNPKERSLAQCKANLEAMNSTKEGLESELHQELMSQLSTHDQREVDQLNDDIRRLNQENKEAFSARMTLEVTKNKLENLLTNNLFRRRDELVQALQEISVEDRKRQLNNCRNELAATDKRIKKVNQDLEDMDKRVQDAVKKQKLLQKELEEFTLKEKEAQEKIDDDSKRLEKWTAKENLLHQKIEDATEKIASLGALPQADPAYTRMSLKNLFKELEKANQHLKKYNHVNKKALDQFLSFSEQKEKLCKRKEELDIGDQKIRELMQSLEMRKVEAIQFTFKQVAQNFTKVFKKLVPQGSGHLVLKTKDSESEDIDPGVATSDAFIGIGIRVSFTGADAEMREMNQLSGGQKSLVALALIFSIQKCDPAPFYLFDEIDQALDAQHRKAVADMIHELSSKAQFITTTFRPELLENAHKFYGVKFRNKVSHIDCVLKEEARDFVEDDQTHG; encoded by the exons GCATATCAAGCAG GTTATTATACAAGGATTTAAGAGTTATCGTGAGCAAACGATTGTGGAACCTTTCGACAAGAGGCACAATGTTGTGGTTGGAAGAAATGGTTCGGGGAAAAGTAACTTCTTCTACG CCATTCAATTTGTCCTGAGCGATGAATTCACCCATCTGCGTCCGGAGCAGAGACAGGGTTTGCTCCATGAGGGTACTGGGGCTCGGGTGATGTCTGCTTATGTCGAAATAATCTTTGACAATTCCGACAATCGCGTTCCG ATAGAGAAGGAGGAAATCTGCTTGAGGCGTGTGATTGGAGCCAAGAAGGATCAGTATTTTCTGAATAAGAAAGTCGTTCCGCGTACGGAAGTTGTCAATCTCCTGGAAGCTGCTGGATTTTCCAATTCCAATCCCTACTACATCGTCAAGCAGGGCAAGATCAATGAGATGGCCACAGCAGCTGATGCCCAGAGGCTAAAGTTACTCCGGGAAGTTGCTGGAACTCGAGTTTATGACGAGAGAAAGGAGGAATCGATGAATATTCTCAAGGAAACCGAAGGAAAGGTCGAGAAAATCACGGAGTTCCTGATAACAATTGAGGAACGTCTGAGGACACTTGAAGAGGAGAAGGAAGAGCTAAAGGAGTACCAGAAATGGGATAAAGCAAGGCGAACGCTTGAGTACATAATCCACGAAACCGAATTGAAGGATACCAAGAAGCAACTGGATGAGCTTGAGCATCAGCGAAGGACTTCCGGGGACAAGCAGAAGCAGCTGCTGCAGGAAGTGCAGAAGGCTCAAGAGAAAATCAAAGGAATCCAGAAGAATCTCAAGGATGCCAAGAAGGAAGTGACTGGAGCCAAGGAAGATCGCTCAGTTCTGTCCGCCGAACAGCAGCAATTGCTCCGGGAGAAGACCAAGCTCGACCTGACCATTCATGATCTCACGGATGAGGTTCAGGGGGACAATAAGTCCAAGGAGCGAGCTGAGCAGGAGCTCGAGAGGCTCAAAGTGACAATTTCcgagaaagaaaaagaactcGAGGATGTCCGACCAAGATATGAAGCTATGCGACGCAAGGAGGAAGAATATTCCAGAGAACTCGCCCTCAAGGAGCAAAAGCGCAAAGAGCTCTACGCCAAACAAGGCAGAGGATCCCAGTTCTCGTCCAGGGACGAGAGAGACAAGTGGATTCAGAATGAGCTAAAGTCACTGAATAAGCAGATCAAGGATAAGATTTCGCATCAGAACAAACTGACGGATGACCTAAAGCGAGATGCCACGAAGCAGAAGGAGCTGGAGAGGAAGATTGAGGATCATGGATCGGAAGTTGAGCAACTGCGACTGCAGATTGATGAGCACAACAAACAGTACTACGagttgaagaagaagaaggatcAGTATCAGGCCACGAGGAATGAGCTGTGGCGGAAGGAGACACAGATCACACAAACACTGTCCTCGCACAAGGAAGAACTGGCCAAGGCGGATCAGGCTCTGCGATCGATGGCCGGGAAACCCATTCTCAATGGGAGGGATTCCGTGAGGAAGGTCCTGGACAGCTTCAAGCAGCGCGGAGGACAATTTGCAGACATCGCCAATGCCTACTACGGTCCAGTGATTGAGAATTTCAACTGCGACAAAACGATCTACACGGCCGTGGAAGTGACAGCCGGTAACAGGCTGTTTCATCACATTGTGGAGTCCGACAGGGTCGGCACACAGATTCTCAAGGAGATGAACAAGCAAAAATTGCCCGGAGAAGTGACTTTCATGCCACTCAATCGCCTTCAG GTGAAAATTCACGATTATCCAGATGATCCAGATTCCATTCCCATGATCTCCAAGTTGAAGTACGAGGAGCAGTATGATAAGGCTTTGCGCTACATCTTTGGCAAGATCCTCATCTGCCGAAATCTCGAGAGAGCCACTGAATTGGCCAAGAGCACAGGGCTTGACTGTGTAACTCTCGAAGGTGATCAAGTATCCTCCAAAGGATGCCTCACCGGAGGTTACTTCAATACCTCGCGGTCGCGCCTGGAGATGCAGAAGAAGAGAAGTGAATTTATGGAGTTGATTAGGGATCATGAGGAAGAGCTGTCGAGCCTTCGGGGTGATCTAAAGCAAACTGAAAGTAGCATCAACAGCGTCGTGTCGGAAATGCAGAAAACTGAGACGAAGCAGGGAAAATCCAAGGATATCTTTGACAAAGTTCAGGCAGATATTCGGTTGATGAAGGAAGAATTGACGAGAATTGAACGTTTTCGGAATCCCAAGGAGCGTTCATTGGCACAGTGCAAGGCCAATCTGGAGGCCATGAATAGCACTAAGGAGGGCCTGGAGAGTGAATTGCATCAGGAATTGATGTCACAGCTTTCGACTCATGATCAACGCGAAGTGGATCAGCTCAATGACGATATCAGGCGCCTCAATCAGGAGAACAAGGAGGCTTTCAGTGCTAGAATGACACTCGAAGTGACCAAGAACAAGTTGGAGAATTTACTGACGAATAATCTCTTCAGGCGTCGAGATGAATTGGTCCAAGCACTGCAGGAGATCTCTGTAGAAGATCGTAAACGACAGCTCAACAATTGTCGCAATGAATTGGCCGCTACTGACAAGAGGATCAAGAAGGTCAATCAGGATCTCGAGGACATGGACAAAAG AGTTCAAGATGCAGTGAAGAAGCAAAAGTTGCTGCAGAAGGAACTCGAAGAGTTCACATTGAAGGAAAAAGAAGCCCAAGAGAAGATTGATGATGATTCGAAGCGTCTCGAAAAATGGACAGCAAAAGAGAATTTGTTGCATCAGAAAATTGAGGATGCAACCGAGAAGATTGCCAGCTTAGGTGCTCTGCCTCAAGCTGATCCAGCTTATACAAGAATGTCACTGAAAAAT TTGTTCAAGGAACTCGAAAAAGCCAATCAGCATCTGAAGAAGTACAATCATGTGAACAAAAAGGCTCTCGATCAATTTCTCAGTTTTTCTGAGCAAAAAGAGAAGTTGTGCAAGAGAAAGGAGGAATTGGATATTGGAGATCAGAAGATTCGGGAATTGATGCAGAGTTTGGAGATGAGAAAAGTCGAAGCAATTCAGTTTACTTTCAAGCAAGTTGCgcagaatttcacaaaagtgttTAAGAAACTGGTGCCACAGGGATCAGGGCATTTAGTGCTGAAGACGAAGGATAGCGAAAGTGAAGATATTGATCCAGGAGTGGCTACTTCGGATGCTTTTATTGGTATTGGGATTCGGGTGTCCTTTACAGGAGCCGATGCAGAAATGAGAGAGATGAATCAATTGTCAGGCGGACAGAAATCTCTCGTGGCTCTGGCTTTGATCTTTTCAATCCAAAAATGCGATCCAGCACCATTTTATCTCTTCGACGAAATCGATCAG GCTCTTGATGCTCAGCATCGTAAAGCTGTTGCTGACATGATCCATGAGCTGAGTAGCAAGGCGCAATTCATCACGACCACCTTTAGGCCGGAATTGCTGGAAAATGCCCACAAATTCTACGGGGTTAAATTCAGGAATAAGGTAAGTCACATTGATTGTGTCCTGAAGGAGGAAGCCAGAGATTTCGTTGAGGATGATCAGACGCATGGCTAA